A single Venturia canescens isolate UGA chromosome 1, ASM1945775v1, whole genome shotgun sequence DNA region contains:
- the LOC122414483 gene encoding uncharacterized protein: MKNSNLKKMIDDEKCFEIVRKKLLEDSINDFRLVDYEMIPIDQVNGYMGQYFTLKTTISCSDRPDENRVYNFFAKIPPPITSPQYEWVQEYGSFRKEVDLYKTVFPEVLQNLEKRSIPEYFFGRENDIIVLEDMANSGFVMTDKFVSFDFQHCQIIIKKLAKFHAKSIIFEELEKRNLHKEFSHCMQETLWPLTEGRSKRMFDAAVKGVVSMIDLVENLDDSDRQKLKNTVQARSIEHAKKLLPSEKHRNVLCHGDLWANNILFKYHETGEPEACCFIDFQLARYNPPAHDILCFLQFTTTRDLRENEDENLFKIYWNSMAESLSDAGLEAEQVFPWNKFVESLEELRPMCMEHGILNIPIMLMESTAASKYFADQTELLESVLYVDRTPLIREQFLQVPQYRKRMSDAILELHESAKFRR; this comes from the exons ATGAAGAAttctaatttgaaaaaaatgatcgatgaTGAAAAGTGCTTCGAGATCGTTCGTAAAAAGCTTCTCGAAGATTCGATCAACGATTTTCGTCTTGTTGATTACGAGATGATACCGATCGACCAAGTGAACGGATACATGGGTCAATATTTCACTTTAAAAACCACTATTTCTTGTTCGGATAGACCGGACGAAAATCGTGTTTACAATTTCTTCGCTAAAATACCACCGCCTATAACGAGCCCTCAATACGAGTGGGTACAGGAATATGGCTCGTTCAGAAAGGAAGTCGATCTTTACAAAACAGTGTTTCCTGAAGTGCTGCAAAACCTTGAGAAGAGATCGATTCCAGAGTATTTTTTTGGTCGCGAAAACGACATTATTGTTCTCGAAGATATGGCTAACAGTGGTTTCGTGATGACCGATAAATTCGTATCCTTTGATTTTCAACATTGTCAAATCATCATCAAGAAATTGGCCAAGTTTCACGCGAAATCTATTATTTTTGAAGAGCTTGAGAAGAGAAATCTTCACAAGGAATTTTCTCACTGTATGCAAGAAACTCTGTGGCCATTGACGGAAGGAAGGTCGAAACGTATGTTCGACGCAGCTGTTAAGGGTGTCGTTTCTATGATTGATTTGGTAGAAAATCTCGACGATTCCGATCGGCAAAAGCTTAAGAATACCGTTCAAGCTCGATCCATAGAACatgcaaaaaaattgttgcctTCTGAGAAGCACAGAAACGTTCTTTGCCACGGAGACCTTTGGGCGAACAATATTCTCTTCAAATATCACGAGACCGGAGAACCCGAAGCTTGctgttttattgattttcaacTGGCAAG GTACAATCCTCCGGCCCACGACATTCTGTGTTTCCTTCAATTTACGACGACTCGAGATTTGCGCGAGAACGAggacgaaaatttatttaaaatatatTGGAACAGCATGGCCGAGTCCCTGAGCGATGCGGGTTTGGAAGCGGAGCAAGTTTTTCCCTGGAATAAATTCGTCGAGTCTCTCGAAGAATTACGACCGATGTGCATGGAACACGGTATTTTGAACATTCCAATAATGCTAATGGAGTCAACAGCAGCGTCCAAGTACTTCGCAGATCAGACGGAGCTCCTCGAGAGTGTTCTGTACGTCGACCGGACTCCGTTGATACGTGAACAATTTCTCCAAGTTCCACAGTACAGGAAGCGAATGTCAGATGCTATATTAGAGCTTCACGAGAGCGCCAAGTTTCGTCGATGA
- the LOC122414319 gene encoding cadherin-23-like, with product MAFPLKIALLMVYLSVPMKTVRGDSASYSIVAPDPKDEAVQFNFDAAKKRADIELDEELDHPVCVAVLNYTDVTAPEIGAFKDDKSNYVLGAEFKQDNATKRWSLWINNKQDYEQEEMREYLVPVYVSNQPFLIALHIQNIDDNPPVIQAVEKNCKIKENFKGPSNCSYIIKDADGSIDQVKITLSPESERKYFQLIPSADEKSNYELKAVLHVNESLDFETTSIHMLEIQAIDTGGHKGTLDVVVSVIDVADQPPVWTRIIPVVYMSEKSIHRFNVSAIDGDFQINAVINYAITISEEGDENLFVVDKETGVITIHEIDRDKRKQEIFHFLITAYEKMDPPSNISQNIFVILEDLNDHSPEITPDSLNITIDEETYRTLEFNQPIEIQDPDLAENAQFSVSLVDTSKHNWSSAFAVLPTTGYQKGVFTISVSNASLLDYENPDWQNIRIQLRATEQKNTTHVGMKDIYISLHNLNDELPIFDKNSPSSVNVSEDVQEHALVAKVHATDRDIDDNVTHSLVGQGSLTIDEKTGEIFTKADALDYESMPTVIVQIVATDLALHKTYTVLTINVEDVNDVPPKLSLPKESPTLEEEVKIGTIVNATISATDIDTDPELKFSIDWANSRAQKGSVDVNESYYRGRLEILTKEISKNQVEGTLNVAGRIDYENFDVIFLNISVTDKKTKHNENTTSALLTLYIKDINDNAPVFINPVNLMDVNENQVKNLTIGILTATDADGPQFNKVSYSIKPMNNTKDGLVFIDGGTGMIKVDKDKGIDAEEYEYLYYIVTATDGYLKTPINVSIYVNDLNDVVPELCDEKFNSTLYIPEKTDNGKFIVKIEGKDYDRESPFNNISYLINENYSAPMEYFGIGRFDGRITVNLTDGFILDRDRGPSEFTLNLKLRDNYIQDGTTWNTNSIDTAVKIILTDINDKEPVLPDLGDPASSVSENTDKDRVVLRVVADDQDDPKTNNTKVSYAIKNITSANGNYVRDESCKALFDVRTVEESIAEIFTTCHLRGYYGRWIIELYAEDRGTEPHGPLNYTRNYVIDVTDFNYDQPQILFPNTTKIPLRKDQTPHAPLRTYDNTLLNDFRADDKDHGDSGLVTFSLRSATGDHEKFEIRPISKNVAQLRQAQALYPNGTKYIYELTIVAKDGGNPPFNTTRDIQLMYAVKSGPSFENNTLTMSIKENKTGLDYRQKIPEASDMIGEHILPVYYFFMTSDDTKYFALNKSSREFTLKEELDREKQDRMIIHVVATPYEDVPPTNPLPESVLEITIIVLDVNDEAPVFNNKSYRAGVAMEDERDKLLLAVEAVDADLDDKLTYNIIPNSTTISNPTLNGVKDPFSLNTETGNLVLKFKVTDEMRGFFAFNISVHDAVNHTDTTAVWVHIAPQTYRIVFTFNNLRRKVEQEKTFVIATFTKTFGYLCVIDDIKNTLQTNKQVNDNVTAVTTHFVDSKDQELVQYDTIIRLSSEAQTISNLKAIFLANQLELLDVPISGSTDANNETEIVHWLLVSLTIFFFSCSITLLAVFIIKTKRLNQRLDKLAITRYGSQESDLDRIGKVPTTNQFAAAGSNPMWKTEKSFGDNLSQGSGGSDLIGIEDNPDFGYVNGAIMSQEKWQNSNERHGYPVFSSHEFNTNNQHQEASI from the exons ATGGCGTTTCCTCTTAAAATTGCTCTATTGATGGTGTACCTATCGGTACCAATGAAAACCGTCCGTGGTG ATTCAGCATCCTATTCTATCGTCGCTCCTGATCCGAAAGACGAGGCCGTACAATTCAATTTTGACGCGGCTAAAAAACGTGCAGACATTGAACTCGACGAAGAACTCGACCATCCGGTTTGCGTTGCTGTACTCAATTACACCG ATGTTACAGCTCCCGAGATCGGTGCGTTTAAGGATGACAAAAGTAACTACGTCCTGGGTGCTGAGTTCAAGCAGGACAACGCCACAAAACGTTGGTCTCTTTGGATAAACAATAAACAAGATTATGAGCAAGAGGAGATGCGGGAGTACTTGGTTCCTGTATACGTGTCAAACCAGCCGTTCCTCATAGCTCTTCACATACAAAACATCGATGACAATCCACCAGTCATACAGGCAGttgagaaaaattgtaaaattaag gaaaatttcaaaggcCCATCGAATTGCAGCTACATAATTAAGGATGCGGACGGATCCATTGATCAAGTTAAAATCACTTTGAGTCCAGAA TcagagagaaaatattttcaactcaTACCCTCGGCCGATGAAAAGTCAAATTACGAACTAAAAGCAGTTCTTCACGTGAATGAAAGCCTTGACTTTGAAACCACGTCAATTCACATGCTGGAAATTCAAGCGATT GACACCGGTGGACATAAAGGGACTCTCGACGTAGTCGTGTCAGTGATTGATGTAGCTGACCAGCCACCAGTTTGGACGCGGATAATTCCTGTCGTATACATgtcagaaaaatcgattcac CGTTTCAACGTATCGGCAATAGATGGAGACTTCCAGATCAACGCGGTGATCAATTACGCGATTACAATTTCCGAGGAGG gtGACGAGAATTTGTTTGTGGTAGACAAGGAGACTGGCGTTATCACGATCCACGAAATAGATCGGGATAAAAGAAAGCAAgagatttttcacttcctcaTAACTGCTTACGAAAAAATGGATCCTCCCTCAAATataagtcaaaatatttttgtcattCTCGAAGATTTGAACGATCATTCGCCTGAGATTACACCCGACAGTCTGAACATTACGATTGATGAGGAAACATACAGAACACTCGAGTTTaatcaaccgatcgaaatCCAAGATCCAGATTTG GCAGAAAATGCTCAGTTTTCTGTGAGTCTGGTAGACACCTCGAAGCACAATTGGAGCTCGGCGTTCGCTGTATTACCCACCACGGGTTATCAGAAAGGAGTATTCACTATTTCTGTCAGCAATGCCTCCCTTCTCGATTACGAGAACCCGGACTGGCAAAACATCAGGATACAG CTGCGAGCAACCGAGCAAAAAAATACTACTCACGTGGGCATGAAGGACATTTACATCAGTCTGCATAATTTGAACGATGAATTGCcaatattcgataaaaattctccCTCGAGTGTCAACGTATCCGAAGATGTTCAGGAACATGCCCTTGTAGCCAAGGTCCATGCTACTGATCGTGATATCGACGACAATGTCAC acactcCTTAGTGGGTCAGGGATCCTTAACGATAGACGAAAAAACGGGCGAAATTTTTACGAAGGCAGATGCTTTGGATTATGAATCTATGCCGACAGTTATTGTGCAGATCGTCGCAACAGATCTGGCTCTTCACAAAACTTATACAGTCTTAACAATCAATGTCGAAGACGTTAATGATGTACCACCAAAGCTGTCCTTG CCGAAGGAAAGTCCGACGCTTGAGGAGGAAGTGAAAATCGGAACTATAGTCAATGCAACAATAAGCGCAACGGATATCGATACAGATCCGGAATTGAAATTTAGTATCGATTGGGCGAATTCGAGAGCCCAGAAAGGAAGCGTCGACGTCAACGAATCTTATTACCGCGG GCGTTTGGAAATCCTGACGAAGGAAATCAGCAAAAATCAGGTCGAGGGTACTTTGAACGTCGCCGGACGAATCGATTACGAGAATTTTGACGTCATATTCCTCAACATTTCCGTAACAGATAAGAAAACCAAACACAACGAGAATACGACTTCTG CTCTGTTGACTCTGTACATCAAAGATATCAACGACAATGCCCCGGTATTTATAAACCCTGTGAATCTAATGGATGTCAATGAAAACCAAGTTAAAAACCTGACGATTGGAATCCTAACTGCAACGGATGCTGATGGGCCTCAATTCAACAAAGTCTCGTATTCCATAAA GCCAATGAACAATACGAAAGATGGCCTCGTGTTCATCGACGGCGGAACTGGTATGATCAAAGTCGACAAGGACAAAGGAATTGACGCCGAGGAGTATGAATACTTGTATTATATCGTAACAGCAACAGATGGTTATCTAAAGACGCCGATAAAT GTATCGATTTACGTGAATGATTTGAATGACGTGGTGCCCGAATTatgcgatgaaaaattcaattcaacGTTGTATATACCTGAAAAAACAGATAATGGAAAATTTATTGTGAAAATTGAGGGCAAGGATTACGATAGAGAAT CACCTTTCAACAATATATCGTACCTCATAAACGAAAATTATTCTGCACCAATGGAGTACTTCGGTATAGGAAGATTCGACGGTAGAATAACGGTCAATCTCACTGATGGATTCATCCTCGATCGTGATCGTGGTCCCTCCGAGTTCACGTTGAATTTAAAACTTCGTGACAATTACATTCAGGACGGCACGACGT GGAATACCAATTCAATTGACACCGCGGTGAAAATCATTCTCACGGACATCAACGACAAAGAGCCAGTTCTTCCGGACTTGGGTGACCCGGCGTCAAGTGTGTCCGAAAATACGGACAAG GATCGCGTGGTGCTCCGAGTTGTGGCTGACGATCAGGATGACCCGAAGACGAATAACACGAAAGTATCTTACGCGATAAAAAACATTACTTCGGCTAACGGAAACTACGTCAGGGACGAAAGTTGTAAAGCTCTCTTTGACGTTCGAACGGTGGAAGAGTCCATCGCTGAAATATTCACGACTTGCCATCTCAGAGGCTATTACGGGCGCTGGATTATTGAACTTTAT GCCGAAGATCGAGGCACGGAACCCCACGGACCACTGAATTATACGAGAAACTACGTCATCGATGTCACCGATTTCAATTACGACCAACCTCAAATACTGTTTCCAAACACCACAAAAATACCACTCAGAAAG gaCCAAACACCGCATGCACCATTAAGAACGTACGACAACACTTTGCTCAATGACTTTCGTGCGGATGACAAAGACCATGGAGATAGCGGACTAGTCACATTTTCATTAAGAAGCGCAA CTGGGGACCATGAAAAGTTCGAGATCAGACCAATCAGTAAAAACGTAGCCCAGTTACGTCAAGCACAAGCGCTATATCCCAATGGGACGAAGTACATCTACGAG TTGACAATAGTGGCCAAAGATGGTGGAAATCCTCCGTTCAACACGACACGGGACATTCAGCTAATGTATGCCGTCAAATCTGGTCCGAGCTTCGAAAACAACACTTTAACAATGTCAATTAAAGAGAATAAAACGGGACTTGACTATCGTCAAAAAATCCCTGAAGCCAGTGACATGATCGGTGAACACATCTTGCCAGTTTATTACTTCTTCATGACTAGTG atGACACTAAGTACTTTGCATTGAATAAATCATCTCGTGAGTTCACTCTGAAAGAAGAACTCGATCGTGAAAAACAGGACAGAATGATAATCCACGTGGTTGCTACGCCATACGAGGATGTACCACCAACAAATCCGCTGCCCGAATCAGTTTTGGAGATCACCATCATCGTACTCGATGTGAATGACGAAGCGCCAGTTTTTAACAACAAAAGTTATAGAGCTGGTGTTGCGATGGAAGACGAACGCGATAAGCTTCTTCTTGCTGTGGAG GCTGTGGATGCTGACCTGGACGATAAATTAACTTACAACATAATTCCGAATAGTACAACGATTTCCAATCCCACGCTAAATGGAGTCAAAGATCCTTTCTCGTTGAATACTGAGACCGGAAACTTGGTTCTGAAATTCAAAGTGACTGATGAAATGCGAGGATTCTTCGCTTTCAATATCAGTGTTCATGACGCGG TGAATCATACAGATACAACGGCTGTTTGGGTTCACATCGCTCCGCAAACCTACCGAATCGTCTTTACATTCAACAATTTAAGGCGTAAAGTTGAACAAGAAAAGACATTC GTAATCGCAACGTTCACCAAAACATTTGGATATTTGTGCGTCATCGATGACATCAAAAATACGCTCCAGACGAACAAGCAGGTTAATGACAATGTAACAGCTGTCACGACCCACTTTGTAGACTCCAAGGACCAGGAGCTCGTTCAATATGATACAATTATTCG gTTATCCAGCGAAGCCCAGACTATTAGTAATCTCAAAGCCATTTTTCTCGCGAATCAACTCGAACTTTTGGACGTACCTATCAGTGGCTCCACCGACGCGAACAATGAAACAGAAATAGTTCACTGGCTCCTCGTTAGCTTgacaattttcttcttttcgtgTAGTATCACGCTCCTCGCTGTGTTTATTATCAAAACGAAGAG ATTGAACCAACGGCTCGACAAACTCGCGATCACGCGATACGGGTCCCAGGAGTCAGATTTGGACCGCATCGGAAAAGTTCCAACGACCAATCAATTTGCTGCAGCGGGATCGAATCCTATgtggaaaacagaaaaatcgttCGGTGATAATTTGAG TCAAGGTAGCGGTGGCTCCGATTTGATTGGAATTGAAGATAATCCGGACTTCGGTTATGTAAACGGTGCAATCATGAGCCAGGAAAAGTGGCAAAATAGTAACGAG AGACACGGATATCCTGTTTTTTCGAGCCATGAATTCAACACCAATAATCAACATCAAGAAGCATCAATCTAA
- the Lsd-1 gene encoding lipid storage droplets surface-binding protein 1 isoform X1, whose amino-acid sequence MSRTYVKRRHSDLPQFESVARISSLPIVESGMHLAGNVYDKIKRSNSLMTWSLDTAEHSFAVATASARPAIYALDGPITMIDQLLCRGIDIVEERVPAVHLPPQLLYSNTREYVNSRFVRPVLRRAGSVTHIGNQVANKAADRLDGALTIADEYIDHYLPADPADKVAEDAGPIETVSKTARTIKHGARFSRKLQRRITRRTLAEARALKEQGTECIHVLLYVVELIATDPKMALQKSKELWAALSLPEPENQARPATLEQLLVLLTRESARRIVHLVNGTVSLAARTPRRLGRTLVAVSHQLLTVADAALKVAIPLFPSYDMAPIVGFKQDYVKAQSYVLQTAIQRLSSSTNIFLERMAAFLAGRPETPVIANAKQNCKKNNHNHVNVSSNCPLNGIE is encoded by the exons ATGTCACGGACGTACGTAAAAAGGCGGCACTCGGATCTGCCGCAGTTTGAATCCGTCGCGAGAATTTCAAGTCTGCCAATCGTTGAGAGCGGCATGCACTTAGCCGGCAATGTCTACGACAAAATAAAG CGCTCGAACTCATTGATGACCTGGAGTCTCGACACTGCCGAACACTCTTTTGCCGTGGCAACGGCCTCTGCACGACCGGCCATTTACGCCTTGGATGGCCCAATCACCATGATCGATCAGTTACTTTGTCGGGGCATCGATATCGTTGAAGAAAGAGTCCCAGCTGTTCATTTGCCTCCTCAGCTT CTCTACTCAAACACCCGAGAATACGTGAACAGTCGATTCGTGAGGCCCGTGCTGAGACGAGCGGGAAGTGTAACGCACATTGGTAACCAAGTAGCCAATAAAGCAGCCGACCGTCTGGATGGTGCACTAACTATCGCCGATGAGTACATCGATCATTATTTGCCTGCAGATCCTGCTGATAAAGTTGCTGAAG ATGCGGGTCCAATAGAGACTGTCAGCAAAACAGCGCGGACCATTAAGCACGGTGCTAGATTCTCGAGGAAGCTTCAGAGAAGAATAACGCGCCGTACCCTCGCCGAGGCACGTGCCCTTAAAGAACAGGGGACCGAGTGCATCCACGTTCTGCTATACGTCGTTGAACTA ATCGCTACGGATCCCAAAATGGCGCTGCAAAAAAGCAAGGAGCTTTGGGCTGCTCTGAGTCTCCCGGAGCCTGAAAACCAAGCGAGACCAGCTACTTTGGAACAGCTTCTTGTTCTTCTGACACGCGAATCAGCACGGCGGATAGTTCATCTTGTCAATGGCACAGTGAGCCTGGCCGCTCGTACTCCGCGTCGTCTGGGCAGAACTCTCGTTGCAGTTTCTCATCAATTATTAACCGTGGCCGACGCGGCTTTGAAGGTCGCAATTCCTCTTTTTCCTTCGTACGAT ATGGCACCGATCGTTGGTTTTAAGCAAGATTACGTGAAAGCACAGTCGTACGTTCTGCAAACTGCCATACAGAGGCTCAGCTCCTCTACAAACATATTTTTG GAGCGGATGGCAGCTTTTCTAGCAGGACGTCCTGAGACTCCAGTGATTGCGAACGCGAagcaaaattgtaaaaagaacAACCACAACCACGTAAATGTCTCGTCAAATTGTCCTCTAAACGGGATCGAATAA
- the Lsd-1 gene encoding lipid storage droplets surface-binding protein 1 isoform X2, producing MSRTYVKRRHSDLPQFESVARISSLPIVESGMHLAGNVYDKIKRSNSLMTWSLDTAEHSFAVATASARPAIYALDGPITMIDQLLCRGIDIVEERVPAVHLPPQLLYSNTREYVNSRFVRPVLRRAGSVTHIGNQVANKAADRLDGALTIADEYIDHYLPADPADKVAEDAGPIETVSKTARTIKHGARFSRKLQRRITRRTLAEARALKEQGTECIHVLLYVVELIATDPKMALQKSKELWAALSLPEPENQARPATLEQLLVLLTRESARRIVHLVNGTVSLAARTPRRLGRTLVAVSHQLLTVADAALKMAPIVGFKQDYVKAQSYVLQTAIQRLSSSTNIFLERMAAFLAGRPETPVIANAKQNCKKNNHNHVNVSSNCPLNGIE from the exons ATGTCACGGACGTACGTAAAAAGGCGGCACTCGGATCTGCCGCAGTTTGAATCCGTCGCGAGAATTTCAAGTCTGCCAATCGTTGAGAGCGGCATGCACTTAGCCGGCAATGTCTACGACAAAATAAAG CGCTCGAACTCATTGATGACCTGGAGTCTCGACACTGCCGAACACTCTTTTGCCGTGGCAACGGCCTCTGCACGACCGGCCATTTACGCCTTGGATGGCCCAATCACCATGATCGATCAGTTACTTTGTCGGGGCATCGATATCGTTGAAGAAAGAGTCCCAGCTGTTCATTTGCCTCCTCAGCTT CTCTACTCAAACACCCGAGAATACGTGAACAGTCGATTCGTGAGGCCCGTGCTGAGACGAGCGGGAAGTGTAACGCACATTGGTAACCAAGTAGCCAATAAAGCAGCCGACCGTCTGGATGGTGCACTAACTATCGCCGATGAGTACATCGATCATTATTTGCCTGCAGATCCTGCTGATAAAGTTGCTGAAG ATGCGGGTCCAATAGAGACTGTCAGCAAAACAGCGCGGACCATTAAGCACGGTGCTAGATTCTCGAGGAAGCTTCAGAGAAGAATAACGCGCCGTACCCTCGCCGAGGCACGTGCCCTTAAAGAACAGGGGACCGAGTGCATCCACGTTCTGCTATACGTCGTTGAACTA ATCGCTACGGATCCCAAAATGGCGCTGCAAAAAAGCAAGGAGCTTTGGGCTGCTCTGAGTCTCCCGGAGCCTGAAAACCAAGCGAGACCAGCTACTTTGGAACAGCTTCTTGTTCTTCTGACACGCGAATCAGCACGGCGGATAGTTCATCTTGTCAATGGCACAGTGAGCCTGGCCGCTCGTACTCCGCGTCGTCTGGGCAGAACTCTCGTTGCAGTTTCTCATCAATTATTAACCGTGGCCGACGCGGCTTTGAAG ATGGCACCGATCGTTGGTTTTAAGCAAGATTACGTGAAAGCACAGTCGTACGTTCTGCAAACTGCCATACAGAGGCTCAGCTCCTCTACAAACATATTTTTG GAGCGGATGGCAGCTTTTCTAGCAGGACGTCCTGAGACTCCAGTGATTGCGAACGCGAagcaaaattgtaaaaagaacAACCACAACCACGTAAATGTCTCGTCAAATTGTCCTCTAAACGGGATCGAATAA